Proteins encoded by one window of Deinococcus radiodurans R1 = ATCC 13939 = DSM 20539:
- a CDS encoding VOC family protein, whose product MLKHVSFLTRDLPAILDFYARLGGIVEKDLVTHEGHRRGVIRLGEGKLQFFEVAGETPAPHPHWAEHIALQVRGLRALLPELQAAGVTVTRDLQPSPGGRDMAFVLDPDGRQVELLEAD is encoded by the coding sequence ATGCTCAAGCACGTTTCCTTCCTGACCCGTGACTTGCCTGCCATCCTCGACTTTTACGCCCGGCTCGGCGGCATCGTCGAAAAAGACCTTGTGACGCATGAGGGCCACCGCCGGGGTGTCATCCGACTGGGCGAAGGCAAGTTGCAGTTTTTTGAGGTGGCAGGCGAAACGCCCGCGCCGCACCCCCACTGGGCCGAACACATCGCCCTGCAAGTACGTGGGCTGCGTGCCCTGCTCCCCGAATTGCAGGCGGCGGGCGTGACGGTGACTCGCGACTTGCAACCCAGCCCCGGCGGGCGCGACATGGCCTTCGTGCTCGACCCGGATGGACGGCAGGTGGAGTTGCTGGAAGCGGATTAG